A genomic stretch from Mycobacterium cookii includes:
- a CDS encoding SDR family NAD(P)-dependent oxidoreductase, translating into MAVVTGAGRGLGCAYARLLAERGAKVVVNDVGGSLAGHGVDAGPAEQVVDAIRAAGGEAVACTASVATRDGAEAIVQTAIERYGRIDILIHNAGNVRRGTLKEMSYDDFDAVLDVHLRGAFSVVRQSFPVMCAAGYGRIVLTSSIGGLYGNHGVANYAAAKAGIIGLSAVAALEGAAEGVKSNVIVPAAVTRMAEGIDTSAYPPMGPELVAPVVGWLAHESCSVSGEMFIALAGRVARAVFAESPGVHRPSWTVDDVGEHLDSIRNIEAPLVFPVLPDGHNDHIRYSFGMAAQQAHHA; encoded by the coding sequence GTGGCCGTGGTGACCGGTGCCGGACGCGGGCTGGGATGCGCTTACGCCCGCCTGCTCGCCGAGCGTGGAGCGAAGGTCGTCGTCAACGACGTCGGCGGCAGCCTGGCCGGCCACGGGGTCGACGCCGGGCCGGCCGAGCAGGTCGTCGATGCGATCAGGGCAGCCGGGGGAGAAGCCGTCGCCTGCACCGCGTCGGTCGCCACCCGCGACGGCGCCGAGGCCATCGTGCAGACCGCGATCGAGCGCTACGGCCGCATCGACATCCTGATCCACAACGCCGGCAACGTGCGGCGGGGAACGCTGAAGGAGATGAGCTACGACGACTTCGACGCGGTGCTCGACGTGCACTTGCGCGGCGCATTCAGCGTTGTGCGGCAGTCATTTCCAGTAATGTGTGCGGCCGGATACGGGCGGATCGTGCTGACCTCGTCGATCGGCGGCCTGTACGGCAACCACGGCGTCGCCAACTATGCGGCAGCCAAGGCCGGCATCATCGGGCTCTCGGCTGTCGCAGCTCTCGAGGGCGCCGCCGAGGGCGTGAAGTCGAACGTGATCGTGCCGGCCGCGGTCACCAGGATGGCCGAGGGGATCGACACGTCGGCCTATCCGCCGATGGGCCCCGAGCTCGTCGCACCGGTGGTGGGCTGGCTGGCACACGAATCCTGTTCGGTGAGCGGCGAAATGTTCATCGCGCTGGCGGGCCGGGTGGCCCGGGCGGTCTTCGCCGAGAGCCCCGGTGTGCACCGTCCGTCCTGGACAGTCGACGACGTGGGTGAGCATCTCGACTCGATTCGAAACATCGAGGCGCCGTTGGTTTTTCCTGTCTTGCCTGACGGGCACAACGACCACATCCGGTACAGCTTCGGCATGGCCGCCCAACAGGCCCACCATGCCTAG
- a CDS encoding aromatic ring-hydroxylating oxygenase subunit alpha, protein MTDIKVEAPEQLSAPVTIGVEAYLSEDYARAERDRLWRKVWQHVGRVEELPEVGSYLTYDILDDSIIVVRSGDNEFRAHHNVCMHRGRRLIDTPDGAKNACGRARKSFVCGFHGWTYGLDGACTHIREQQDWREALNPDNTHLRAVNVDTWGGWLWINMDPDCEPLADYLFPAAKILDPFGLENMRFKWRKWLNFDCNWKVALEAFNETYHVFTTHPEFNKFGEFKGWAKAQGKHSNIGYDAPKDLEATKSKIRLGTGADPRVSTAQMQVYTMEETNATTTQTLVNAAKRLVDELPEGTPADKVLEHWLASARRDDEARGVIWPTIPADILGQAGTAWQVFPNFQIGQGLTSALCYGARPDPSYNPDKCIFEVSVFELYPKDEEPETDWEYTPVGDPRWRSVLPQDFSNMAAVQQGMKSLGFPGTKPNPYRERSTVNLHYQLSKYMGTGEPQEL, encoded by the coding sequence ATGACCGACATCAAAGTCGAAGCGCCCGAGCAGCTTTCCGCACCGGTGACGATCGGCGTCGAGGCGTATCTGTCCGAGGACTACGCCCGCGCCGAGCGAGACAGGCTGTGGCGCAAGGTGTGGCAGCACGTGGGCCGGGTGGAAGAACTGCCGGAAGTCGGCAGCTATCTGACCTACGACATCCTCGACGACTCGATCATCGTGGTGCGCAGCGGCGACAACGAATTTCGGGCCCACCACAACGTCTGCATGCACCGCGGCCGACGACTGATCGATACCCCCGACGGTGCCAAGAACGCCTGCGGCCGGGCTCGCAAGTCGTTCGTCTGCGGCTTTCACGGCTGGACCTACGGCCTGGATGGTGCGTGCACGCATATTCGCGAACAGCAGGACTGGCGGGAAGCGCTGAACCCCGACAACACCCACCTGCGGGCAGTCAACGTCGACACCTGGGGCGGCTGGCTGTGGATCAACATGGATCCCGACTGCGAGCCGCTGGCCGACTATCTGTTTCCGGCCGCAAAGATTCTCGACCCGTTCGGTTTGGAAAACATGCGCTTCAAGTGGCGCAAATGGCTGAATTTCGACTGCAATTGGAAAGTGGCGCTGGAGGCCTTCAACGAGACCTACCACGTTTTCACGACGCACCCGGAGTTCAACAAGTTCGGCGAATTCAAAGGCTGGGCCAAGGCGCAGGGCAAGCACAGCAACATCGGCTATGACGCTCCAAAAGACTTGGAAGCCACCAAGTCCAAGATCCGGCTCGGCACAGGCGCCGATCCCCGCGTCTCGACCGCGCAGATGCAGGTGTACACGATGGAGGAAACCAACGCCACCACCACCCAGACGCTGGTCAACGCCGCCAAGCGACTGGTCGACGAATTGCCCGAGGGCACACCGGCCGACAAGGTTCTCGAGCATTGGCTCGCGTCGGCGCGCCGCGACGATGAGGCACGCGGTGTCATCTGGCCGACGATCCCGGCCGACATCCTCGGACAGGCCGGCACCGCGTGGCAGGTGTTCCCGAACTTCCAGATCGGCCAAGGCCTGACCAGCGCGCTGTGCTATGGCGCGCGGCCAGACCCGAGCTACAACCCCGACAAGTGCATCTTCGAAGTCTCGGTATTCGAGTTGTACCCGAAAGATGAAGAGCCCGAGACGGATTGGGAATACACCCCGGTGGGTGATCCCCGGTGGCGCTCAGTACTACCGCAGGACTTCTCCAACATGGCCGCGGTGCAGCAGGGCATGAAATCACTCGGCTTCCCCGGCACCAAGCCCAACCCCTACCGCGAACGAAGCACGGTCAACCTGCACTACCAACTGTCGAAATACATGGGCACCGGCGAACCACAGGAGCTTTGA
- a CDS encoding CaiB/BaiF CoA transferase family protein has translation MPSGPLAGVRVIDLTAMVMGPYCTQIMADMGADVIKVEPPQGDDTRYVSVGPVPGMSGVFVNVNRGKRSVVLDLQTDPGTRALRALLETADVFIHSMRARAIAKLGFGYDDVAAINPGIVYTNCYGYGRRGPDRDRPAYDDTIQAECGLPAVQQQLTGEADYVGTIIADKVTGLTALYATTMALFHRERTGEGQEVEVAMFETMASFMLVEHANGALFDPPLGPAMYPRTVAPNRRPYRTSDGHIAALIYNDKHWNAFVDAVRPPWANESYATLAQRAGQIDIIYGLLAETMKQRSTQEWLDLLRELEIPAAPLNTPGALFDDPHLNAVGMFETVDTPYGPVRFPGVPTWFSHTPGRVAGPAPELGADTAAILDELGLAVDGVAGSG, from the coding sequence ATGCCTAGCGGACCGCTGGCCGGGGTGCGGGTGATCGACCTCACCGCGATGGTGATGGGGCCGTATTGCACGCAGATCATGGCAGACATGGGCGCTGACGTGATCAAAGTCGAACCGCCACAAGGTGATGACACGCGTTACGTCTCGGTCGGCCCGGTGCCGGGCATGAGCGGCGTTTTCGTCAACGTCAACCGCGGCAAGCGCAGCGTGGTGCTGGACCTGCAGACCGACCCCGGAACACGGGCGCTGCGCGCACTTCTCGAGACCGCGGACGTGTTCATCCACTCGATGCGCGCCAGGGCCATCGCCAAACTCGGCTTCGGCTACGACGACGTGGCGGCGATCAACCCCGGGATCGTCTACACCAACTGCTACGGATACGGGCGCCGTGGACCCGACCGCGACCGACCCGCCTACGACGACACCATCCAGGCCGAATGCGGCCTGCCGGCGGTCCAACAGCAACTGACCGGCGAAGCTGATTACGTCGGAACGATCATCGCCGACAAGGTCACCGGGCTCACCGCGCTGTATGCCACGACCATGGCGCTATTCCACCGTGAACGCACCGGGGAGGGCCAGGAAGTCGAGGTCGCCATGTTCGAAACCATGGCGTCGTTCATGCTCGTCGAGCACGCCAACGGCGCACTGTTCGACCCGCCCCTGGGACCCGCGATGTATCCGCGCACCGTGGCGCCCAACCGGCGTCCCTACCGCACCAGCGACGGCCACATCGCCGCGCTGATCTACAACGACAAGCATTGGAATGCGTTCGTCGACGCCGTCCGCCCGCCGTGGGCGAACGAGAGCTACGCCACGCTCGCGCAGCGTGCCGGTCAGATAGACATCATCTACGGGCTGCTGGCCGAGACGATGAAACAACGCTCGACGCAGGAATGGCTGGATCTGCTGCGCGAACTCGAGATACCGGCCGCACCGTTGAACACGCCCGGTGCGCTGTTCGACGATCCACACCTCAACGCCGTCGGCATGTTCGAAACGGTGGATACCCCGTACGGACCGGTGCGCTTCCCGGGCGTACCCACCTGGTTCTCGCACACGCCGGGCCGGGTCGCAGGGCCGGCGCCGGAACTCGGCGCAGACACCGCGGCGATCCTCGACGAGCTGGGCCTGGCGGTCGACGGTGTGGCGGGCTCGGGATAG
- a CDS encoding thiamine pyrophosphate-binding protein has protein sequence MAVPVYKRILDLFEAEGVNTLFGIPDPNFVHMFAEADARGWSVVAPHHELSAGFMAEAASRMTGKPGLCIGTLGPGMANIAGAIQCALVENSPVIFLGGQRARVTERRVRRGRIQFVQQEPLFAASVKYSSSIEYADQTDEIIHEAIRRAMSGTPGPSYVEFPSHVILEELDVAEAPSPSSYRLVSQGAGTREVAEAVKLIREAKSPILLVGHGVHTSRTQQEVKELAELMACPVIQTSGGTSFIPGLQERTFPYLFSPAANEAVEESDLCVALGTELGEPMHYGRTQHWAGNDANRKWVYVEQDPTAIGVNRRFDVALVGDLRGVVPQLVEALKDAPRKPAPALQVLIEKDAKELADMAESAPSGRSPIHPARYVVEATKAFNELEHGILVRDGGATVIFQWTYSQSKPRDVIWNQNFGHLGTGLPYAVGASVAEGGKRPVMLLTSDSAFLFHIAELETAARQNLPLVCVVGVDHQWGLEVGVYKRTFTQPSPQPGVHWSKDVRMDKVAEGFGCHGEYVEKEEEIVPAIARAYASGKVGVVHVCIDPKANSEEMPKYDRFRTWYAEGTQ, from the coding sequence ATGGCCGTTCCGGTCTACAAGCGCATACTCGACTTGTTCGAGGCCGAGGGCGTCAACACGCTGTTCGGCATCCCGGACCCGAACTTCGTGCACATGTTCGCAGAGGCCGACGCTCGCGGGTGGTCGGTGGTGGCGCCGCATCACGAACTGAGCGCGGGATTCATGGCCGAGGCGGCGTCACGCATGACGGGCAAGCCCGGCTTGTGCATCGGCACGCTCGGCCCGGGCATGGCCAATATCGCCGGGGCGATTCAGTGCGCGCTCGTCGAGAACTCACCGGTGATCTTCCTCGGTGGGCAGCGGGCCCGCGTCACCGAGCGCCGGGTGCGGCGCGGCCGTATCCAATTCGTCCAGCAGGAACCGCTTTTCGCCGCATCGGTGAAGTACAGCAGCTCGATCGAGTACGCCGACCAGACCGACGAGATCATCCACGAGGCCATCCGCAGGGCGATGTCCGGCACTCCGGGGCCGTCCTACGTCGAGTTCCCGTCGCACGTGATCCTCGAGGAGCTCGATGTCGCCGAGGCGCCGAGCCCGTCGAGTTACCGGCTGGTCAGCCAGGGCGCCGGTACCCGCGAGGTGGCCGAGGCGGTCAAGCTGATCCGCGAGGCCAAGAGCCCGATCCTGCTGGTGGGCCACGGCGTGCACACCTCACGTACCCAACAGGAGGTCAAGGAGCTGGCCGAGCTGATGGCCTGCCCGGTGATTCAGACCTCCGGCGGGACCTCGTTCATTCCGGGATTGCAGGAGCGGACGTTCCCCTACCTGTTCTCACCGGCCGCCAACGAGGCAGTCGAGGAATCCGACCTGTGCGTTGCGCTGGGTACTGAACTCGGTGAGCCGATGCACTACGGCCGGACCCAGCATTGGGCCGGCAACGACGCGAACCGCAAATGGGTGTACGTGGAGCAGGACCCGACCGCCATCGGCGTCAACCGCCGGTTCGACGTGGCGCTGGTCGGCGATCTGCGCGGTGTGGTGCCGCAGCTGGTCGAGGCGCTCAAGGATGCTCCGCGCAAACCCGCACCCGCGCTGCAGGTCCTGATCGAAAAGGATGCGAAAGAGCTTGCGGACATGGCGGAATCGGCGCCGTCCGGACGCTCACCGATCCACCCGGCGCGCTACGTCGTCGAGGCCACCAAGGCGTTCAACGAACTCGAGCACGGCATCTTGGTGCGCGACGGCGGCGCGACCGTGATCTTCCAGTGGACCTATTCGCAGTCCAAGCCGCGCGACGTCATCTGGAACCAGAACTTCGGCCACCTCGGCACCGGCCTGCCGTACGCGGTCGGGGCATCGGTGGCCGAGGGCGGTAAGCGCCCGGTGATGCTGTTGACCAGCGATTCGGCGTTCCTTTTCCATATCGCCGAGCTGGAAACCGCTGCGCGCCAGAATCTTCCGCTGGTGTGCGTGGTCGGCGTGGACCACCAGTGGGGCCTCGAGGTGGGTGTGTACAAGCGCACCTTCACCCAGCCGTCGCCGCAGCCCGGTGTGCACTGGAGCAAGGACGTCCGGATGGACAAGGTCGCCGAGGGCTTCGGTTGCCACGGTGAGTACGTCGAGAAGGAAGAGGAGATCGTCCCGGCGATCGCCCGCGCCTACGCCAGTGGCAAAGTCGGGGTGGTGCACGTGTGCATCGACCCGAAGGCCAACTCCGAGGAAATGCCCAAGTACGACCGATTCCGGACCTGGTACGCCGAAGGCACCCAGTAA
- a CDS encoding flavin-containing monooxygenase — protein sequence MTQLDGRPDTCGPTDVPQDVDIDAMRAKYAQEREKRLRKDGGAQYLELDGDLADLYEVDPYTPVADRAPIDEDIEVVVLGGGFAGLLSGAYLKKAGVQDVRVIDMAGDFGGVWYWNRFPGIQCDNDAYCYIPMLEELSFLPSKKFADGAEIFAHCQAMGKHFDLYDGAIFSTQVETMRWDEEIKRWRLTTNRGDDIRARFVVMAQGSYNKPKLPGIPGIKEYLDAGGHAFHSARWDYDYTGGDAGGGLHKLADKRVALVGTGATGVQLVPHLGRDAQQLFVFQRTPSSVDMRANTPTDPAWAATLQPGWQEERKRNFHNWSPFVGVVFGEPDLVCDFWTELGRNMTARIAASPDPASLGIEQMMLIREEEDYKIMERLRRRVAALVADPDTAEALKPYYRFMCKRPCSSETYLPAFNLSNVTLVDVSESKGVERLTEKGIVANGVEYEVNCVVFASGFEISTEISRRFAVDVIEGRGGQSLFDYWHDRYQTLHGMTTRGFPNQFFTGFIQGGVSANTTAMFEQQAEHIAYIIAEAQNRGATTVEPSQEGQDGWVAAVAELAIDNSAFEMSCTPGYYNNEGQGGAKDNGAFLGDFYSPGFYAFGDLIAEWRARGDLEGLELS from the coding sequence ATGACCCAGTTGGATGGGCGGCCTGACACCTGCGGGCCCACCGATGTACCGCAGGACGTCGACATAGACGCGATGCGGGCCAAGTACGCCCAGGAGCGCGAGAAGCGCCTCCGCAAGGACGGCGGCGCGCAGTACCTCGAACTCGACGGTGACCTGGCCGACCTCTACGAGGTAGACCCGTACACCCCGGTGGCCGACCGCGCCCCGATCGACGAGGACATCGAGGTGGTCGTCCTCGGGGGCGGGTTCGCCGGATTGTTGTCGGGCGCATACCTGAAAAAGGCCGGCGTGCAAGATGTTCGGGTCATCGACATGGCCGGGGACTTCGGCGGAGTGTGGTACTGGAACCGCTTCCCGGGCATCCAGTGCGACAACGATGCCTACTGCTACATCCCGATGCTCGAGGAACTCAGCTTCTTGCCGAGCAAGAAGTTCGCCGACGGCGCCGAGATCTTCGCGCACTGCCAGGCCATGGGCAAACACTTCGACCTCTACGACGGCGCGATCTTCTCCACCCAGGTCGAGACCATGCGCTGGGACGAGGAGATCAAGCGCTGGCGGCTGACCACCAACCGCGGTGACGACATCCGCGCGCGGTTCGTGGTGATGGCGCAGGGCTCGTACAACAAGCCCAAGTTGCCCGGTATCCCCGGTATCAAGGAGTACCTGGACGCCGGCGGCCACGCGTTCCATTCCGCGCGCTGGGATTACGACTACACCGGCGGGGATGCCGGCGGCGGCCTGCACAAGCTGGCCGACAAGCGGGTCGCACTCGTCGGCACGGGGGCTACCGGCGTCCAGTTGGTGCCACATCTCGGCCGGGATGCCCAGCAGCTCTTCGTGTTCCAGCGCACCCCGTCGTCGGTGGACATGCGCGCCAACACGCCCACCGACCCAGCCTGGGCGGCGACCCTGCAGCCCGGGTGGCAGGAGGAGCGCAAGCGTAACTTCCACAACTGGTCACCGTTTGTCGGGGTGGTCTTCGGCGAACCGGATCTGGTGTGCGACTTCTGGACCGAATTAGGCCGCAACATGACCGCCCGGATTGCCGCCAGCCCGGATCCCGCCTCGCTGGGGATCGAGCAGATGATGCTGATCCGGGAAGAAGAGGACTACAAGATCATGGAGCGGCTGCGGCGGCGGGTGGCCGCCCTGGTCGCCGACCCCGACACCGCCGAGGCGCTCAAGCCGTACTACCGCTTCATGTGCAAGCGGCCGTGTTCGAGCGAGACGTACCTGCCGGCGTTCAACCTGTCCAACGTGACGTTGGTGGACGTGTCGGAATCCAAAGGCGTGGAACGTCTGACGGAGAAGGGCATTGTCGCCAACGGCGTCGAGTACGAGGTCAATTGCGTCGTATTCGCCAGCGGGTTCGAGATCTCCACGGAGATCAGTCGGCGCTTCGCGGTCGACGTCATCGAGGGCCGAGGCGGGCAGTCGCTGTTCGACTACTGGCACGACAGGTACCAGACGCTGCACGGCATGACCACCCGCGGATTCCCCAACCAGTTCTTCACCGGCTTCATCCAGGGCGGCGTCTCGGCCAACACCACTGCGATGTTCGAGCAACAGGCCGAGCACATCGCCTACATCATCGCCGAGGCGCAGAACCGCGGCGCGACCACCGTCGAACCCAGTCAGGAGGGTCAGGACGGCTGGGTCGCAGCGGTCGCCGAACTCGCAATCGACAACTCGGCCTTCGAGATGTCCTGCACCCCTGGCTATTACAACAACGAGGGTCAGGGTGGCGCCAAAGACAATGGTGCGTTCCTCGGTGATTTCTACTCGCCGGGCTTCTACGCTTTCGGCGACCTGATCGCCGAGTGGCGCGCCAGGGGTGACCTGGAAGGCCTTGAGCTTTCGTGA